In Mobula birostris isolate sMobBir1 chromosome 2, sMobBir1.hap1, whole genome shotgun sequence, the genomic stretch GTTCTGGTTACAATGTTCGGCAACTTGTTAGTAACCGTTGCAATCTCCCATTTCAGACAACTTCATACACCCACTAATTATCTCGTTCGTTCTTTGGCAATTGCTGACTTTCTTCTGGGATGTATGGTGATGCCTTACAGTTTGACAAGGTCCATTGAAAACTGCTGGTACCTAGGCGACTTGTTCTGCAAGTTTCAAGCAAGCTTTGACTTCATGCTCTGTGCGTCGTCAATATTCCACCTGTGCTTCATTTCTGTTGACCGTTACTACGCGGTGTGTGACCCACTGAAATACAAAACCAGAATAACTTTTCACACCGTCCTAATCATGATCCTCATCAGCTGGATTATCCCCGCATTTGTGGGTTTTGGTATGATATTTTTAGAATTAAACTTGATAGAAATTAGAGAATTTTATTATAAAAACATATCTTGCTATGGTGGCTGTATTCTAGTGATGGGGAAGCTGTGCTCAGTCATCTACTCGATAGTTTCCTTTTACTTCCCGGGATTTATTATGCTTTGTATTTATACAAAAATATACATGGTTGCGACAAAACAGGCCCGTGCCATAAATGACATTGCAAGGCAGGTGCAATCAATCAAGGAAAACAAAAGTATTGCTTCCCAGACAAGTGAAAGAAAAGCTGCAAAGACACTGGGGATCGTGATGGGGGTGTTCTTAATGTGCTGGACTCCGTACTTCACTTGCAATTTCATAGATCCTTTCATTGGACACACCACACCCCCCCTAATGTTCGACGCATTTTTTTGGTTAGGGTATTTGAACTCAGCATTCAATCCGGTGATCTATGCATTTTTTTATTCATGGTTCAGAAAAGCTCTGAAAATTATTCTAACTTTTAAAATATTCAGAACCAATTCCTCCAGGGTAAACCTCTTCTAATTTGACTCCAGGAAGTGAAAACTTGAGTGATGGCTGGTCCTGATGTCTCCCTTCCGCTTAGAAGTCATTACAAATATCACTTGCAATTATATAACCAAAATCTATGAAATTGGTTCGGAACACCGTTCCTATCCTGTTGTCACTTTTCAGTTGCAACTCAGAATTTTCAAATTCTTTGGAATGAATGCGGAGTTGTATGATCTTATTCATGAATAAAAGTTTTCTTCCATGATGTGTACTGGGTTTTTAAGTGGAAAATTTATGCTACATTCAAGGAATCTGCTCGTAGTGTAGATAATGTTAGTCGCTGAAAATCAGAAAAGAGACACTGAAATAAGTCCTTCAGTTCACAGGGTCCATGGTAAACATTCGTCATTTAAATAATCCTATTTAACCCATGTCATTTTCCCCACTACCCTCCCCAAGATTCCATCATTTGTTAAACACAATGAGTAATCGACAGCAGCCAACTAGCCTGCACATTCTTTGGGAGAATATGGGGAGAAATTGGAATACTGACTCATGGAAAATATGCCAAGAGCTACACAAAGGCAACACAGGTAGGCCCGGACCGGAGCAGCAGTTTATCAGTTGCTCCACTGTGCCTTACATTCCAAAACCACATCTCCGTTGGTATGTTGCTGGGAGGATGCAACTGAAAAAGGTGtcaaggaggtttaccaggatgctgcctggattcgagGGGTTGGACAAACACAGggtgttttctttggagcatcaGATTTTGACTTCACCTCTAAATCAGAAACCTGCCTAAATGTAATGTTAAAAGAGGAACAACTTGATCAaagtttataaaatgatgagggactTATGAGAAAATTATGAGCCaccgtggtagtgtagtggttagcacaccaCCTTGCAGTACctgtgactggggttcaattcccgacgcagcctgtaaggagtttgtgtgttctccatgtgatcgcgtgggtttcatccgggtgctccgatttcctcccactgtccaaaaatgtactagttggtaggttaattggtcattctaaattgtcccgtgattaggctggggttaagttAGGGGATTGGTGGGCACGcagctcaaagagctggaagggcctattccatccCATGTCTGAATAAAACAActacctaaataaataaatgcctagatagagtaggcagTCAGTCAGAGCTTTtgcccagggtagaaatgttaaATACCAGAGGCATGCATTTGAGGTGcagagggaaagtttaaagaCGATGTGAGGGACCATTTTCATTCTGCACAAAAGTGGTTGATACGTAGAATGGACTGCTAGGTGGAGTAGTAGAAACATATACAATAGTGACATTTATGTGGCTATTAAGCAGACATAAGGAGAGATGTGGATCATGTGCAGGTGAAAGGTTTTGATGAATTTGGCAACACATTTGGCACGGATATTGTGTGCCTAAAagcttgttcctgtgctatatTTTGTGTTGTGTGTACACACTAACTTGACAGAAAATTAGTAATTATCCACAGGGGGTGGGGGCTCTCCCATTTGTCTCCTGTAACCTTGGTGGAAGAACAGGCAAATGTGAACTTTATTCTCATCGGCAGATTCATTCTATCTGTGCAGAATCCCAGTACACATGGAACAGAAAGGTACAGTAAGATGCTATGCAAATATTATACTGCTGCATTGACCTTATCACAAATATTCACAGAAATGATAAGGCATGATATTTATGGTATTAGTTATGGGGTCAATTCATAGAAAAGCACCACCTGTTTCATAAAACAGTTTATATCTTTGTTTAGTAAAGCAAAACTAGAATCCTCTCAATTGACAGCTTGTTCTTTTTCACTGGTCTAGTTCATCACAACTTCCACTGTGCTTCGCTTTGCAAACTGTTAATTCTTTGGTGTGAGCACATTCTGAGGATTTCATAGACAAGCAGACTGAATCATATTTTTTAGTTCCTTGGcattaatttgcatctgccaCATATTGATTTTAGTTTGTttaatataaaattgaaatgaaatgcCATCATAATATCAGTCAGACACATGACATTTACCTATTATTAAAGTTCATGTCCTAATGTCAACTGCATCAAGCAGCTTGTTTCACTATCTTCCTGTTCTTTGAATTATCTAAATTAAAACTGGATTAGAAAGAACACTGTGCAGTGGAAGTTGCCAAGACCATACACTGCCTGCTCACTGAAAAACAGTATCTGTATAAGTTCCTAAAAAGTCCGATAATCTACTGTTCCAAAGCACAGAGCTCAAAATCATCCAATTTAGACAGTCcgaaagtacagaagaaattaacatttatcatcaaggacctccaccatccaggtcatgctttcttctcgctgctgtcatcaggaaggaggtacaggagctttaggtcccgcaccaccaggttcaggaatagttattacccttcaaccatcaggctcctgaaccagcgtgggtaTACTCATTCACTCCAATACTAATTtgtcattgggtgcacttaagacagagattgataaattccggattagccagggtatcaaggggtatggggaaaaggcagtggagtggggatgactggatcagtccatgattgaatggcggagtagactcgatgggccaaatggcctacttctgctcccatatcttatggtcccatggagtcactctcaaggactctacaactcatgttctgaatattacttacttatttatgtaTCCATTCATTCATTCCTCGGCTTATCTATTTAttcgtttgtttatttatttgtacagtttgtcttcatttgcacattggctgtttatcagtctttctgtgtagttttttaaaaaatgattctattgtacttctttgtttctttgaatgcccataagaaaatgaatctcagggtagtatatggtgagaaacacatattttgagaataaatttactttgaactttgaaattgatGTGAGATGTGGCAGCTTTAGCAGTTGTTAAGTGTAACCACTCCCTTGTTTGTCCAAAGCACACACTGTCCTCTAAGTTCACCTCCTGATTCACATAGACTGAAGGCCTTATCAAAGTGGACATTACGGACTAAAAATAGTACTAAAACAATCATGTTGAGATGCAGTAATAATCCTGAATATGGCAAATTGATCACTTTGTTTGCTATTCTGTGGTTCCCTCCCTACTTTTTCTGTTTGATTTTACTGCTCTCCAAAACCTTATTTTCTAATTTATCTCCTTTTTTGTTTCCATCTGGCTGTCATCTGCCATATTGTTACAGCTTGACCTTTCCACTGATTTTGCTCTCCCCATTTATTTTTGCAGCTGACACTaggattgggggtgttgtggacagtgaggaagactatcatggcttgcagagggatctgcatcagctggaaaaatgggctgaaaatggcaaatagcatttaatgcagtcaagtgcAAGGTTTTACACAGcagtaggaccaaccaaggtaggtcttacacagtaaacagtagggcactgaggagtgtgatagaacaaatgGATCTGAGAATCCAGGTCCATAATTCGTtggaagtggagtcacaggtagataggtttgtaaagaaagcttttggcacgttgctCTTCACaagtcaatgtactgagtacagaagatggatgttatattgaagttgtacaagaagttggtgaggcctacgtgagagaggtctggaggggaatGAGGATCATCACTGGGTTCCAGCTAActtgcaacagaggagctgaaggcagtgtggacagggccaatgaacttaacctgttctttaacagatttgacttTGTGGCACCTGCCCATCCcacaccatagaaccatagaaccatagaaactacagcacagaaacaggccctttggcccttcttggctgtgccgaaccattttctgcctaatcccactgacctgcacacggaccatatccctccatacacctcccatccatgtatctgtccaatttattcttaaatgttaaaaaagaacccgcatttaccacctcgtctggcacctcattccatactcccaccactctctgtgtgaagaagccccccctaatgttccctttaaacttttcccccctcacccttaacccatgtcctctggtttttttctccccttgcctcagtggaaaaagcctgcttgcattcactctatctatacccatcataattttatatgcctctatcaaatctcccctcattcttctatgctccagggaataaagtcctaacctattcaacctttctctgtaactgagtttctcaagtcccggcaacatccttgtaaaccttctctgcactctttcaaccttatttatatccttcctgtaatttggtgaccaaaactgaacacaatactccagattcggcctcaccaatgccttatacaacctcatcataacattccagctcttatactcaatacttcaattaataaaggccaaagtaccaaaagatctctttacgactctatctacctgtgacgacacctttagggaattttgcatctgtattcccagatccctctgttccactgcactcctcagtgccttaacattaaccctgtatgttctacgttggtttgtccttccaacatgcaattcctcacacttgtcagtattaaactccatctgccatttttcagcccatttttccagctggtccaagtccctctgcaggctctgaaaaccttcctcactgtctactacacctccaatctttgtatcatcagcaaacttgctgatccaatttaccacattatcatccagatcattgatatagatgacaaataacaatggacccagcactgatccctgtggcacaccactagtcacaggcctccactcagagaagcaattctctaccaccactctctggcttcttccatcgagccaatgtctaatccaatttaccacatctccatgtatacctagcgactgaattttcctaactaacctcccatgcggaaccttgtcaaaggccttactgaagtccatgtagacaatatccactgccttcccttcatccactttcctggtagcctcctcgaaaaactccaacagattagtcaaacatgacctaacatgcacaaagccatgttgattctccctagtaagcccctgtctatccaaatgcttgtagattctgtctcttagtactccctccaataacttacctactactgacgttaaactcaccggcctataatttcccggattacttttcaatccttttttaaacaacggaacaacatgagccactctccaatcctccggcacttcacccgtagacagtgacattttaaatatttctgccagggcccccacaatttcaacactagtctccttcaaagtccgagggaacactctgtcaggtcccagggatttatccactttaa encodes the following:
- the LOC140194088 gene encoding trace amine-associated receptor 1-like translates to MNMNVSLIMPDTVEYCYKSVNRTCLRTTRSHGVRVLLYAFGTMAVLVTMFGNLLVTVAISHFRQLHTPTNYLVRSLAIADFLLGCMVMPYSLTRSIENCWYLGDLFCKFQASFDFMLCASSIFHLCFISVDRYYAVCDPLKYKTRITFHTVLIMILISWIIPAFVGFGMIFLELNLIEIREFYYKNISCYGGCILVMGKLCSVIYSIVSFYFPGFIMLCIYTKIYMVATKQARAINDIARQVQSIKENKSIASQTSERKAAKTLGIVMGVFLMCWTPYFTCNFIDPFIGHTTPPLMFDAFFWLGYLNSAFNPVIYAFFYSWFRKALKIILTFKIFRTNSSRVNLF